Genomic DNA from Methanobacterium sp. Maddingley MBC34:
GCTTCGTGAAGGAAGTGGTGGATTCCTACCAGTGGGATATGTGCCAGATACAGTACAACTACCTGGATGAGAATATTCAGGCAGGTTCAGATGGCCTGCAATACGCAGCAGGGAAAGGATTAGGTGTGGCGATTATGGAACCCCTTAAAGGTGGTGTTCTGGCAGATTACGTACCACCTGAAGTGCAGGAGATATGGGATGGTGCTCCATTGAAGAGAACACCTGCTGAATGGGCATTACGTTACCTTTGGAATATTCCAGAGATAAGTGTGGTTTTAAGTGGTATGAACACCATGAAACAGCTGCAGGAGAACCTGAAAACTGCAGAAGAATGCCTACCCCACTCATTAACTTTAGAGGAAATGAAGATAATGGAGGATGTGAAACAGGTTTATCAGGGTAAAATCAGTGTGGAATGCAGTAAATGTGGTTATTGCATGCCCTGTCCCAGTGGAATAAGTATTCCTCAATGTTTAAGTTATCTGAACCAGGCAGAAATGCTGGAAGACTATTCTGAAGTGAAAAGCCAGTACTACTTCATGTTAAAGGACACACAAAGGGCAGGAAACTGTTTAGAGTGTGGGTTGTGTGAAGAGCTATGTTCTCAGCACATCCCCATCCGTGAAGAATTGAAGAAAGTGGAAAAGAAAATGGGAAGTTAAATTAGGTCATATTTCACCCAAATAATTAGGTAATATTCAACATAAATAATTATTTTTTATTTATGAAATATTTTTTTCCAGTTCAGTGGCAGCGTCATCAATTGCTTCAGTTAATTTAACACCTTCTTCGCATCCTAATATTTTAGAATAACGTTGATTGAGACTTTCCCAGCATTTATCAATCTCCTTTTGGAGATCAATTCCCCTGTCTGTGGGATAAAGATAGGATAATTTTCCCTCTATTTTTCTTTGAACCAGTCCTCTTCCTTCTAGTTTGTCAATGAAACGGGTGGTGGTGGATGGTTTGATGTTCATGATTTCTGAAAGCTCTTTCTGGGAAAGACCGGCCTGGCGATTGATATTCATAAGGGTCAGAGCATGTGATGGTGAAAGACCAGTTTTGGTAAATTCTTCCTCTGCCATTTTGTTAAGAATACGGTTAAGTTTATTACTGGTGAAGTAAAGGCAACTGCACATGACAGGGCATTGTTTTTTTTCATTCATTTCTTTCATGATCAGGACACACCTCTAGTGATCAGTATGTTCATCTTTTTTTATTAAGATTTTTAGGTAAACTATATATATCATTGCTTGTACATACAACTATACTTTTGTAATTAAAAAACCATGAAAAATTCCACAGAAAAATGTGGGGGAAAAATATTGAAGAGTTTAAACAATGAAATATGCGTAAAATGTGGTATATGTGCCGTAAACTGTCCAATGGGTCTGATAAAACTCAATGATTTTCCTGAAATCTCTGAAGAAGCTCAGAATTTATGTAACAAGTGTGATCATTGTGCTGCCATCTGTCCAGAAGGGGCAATTGGATCTTCAGATTTTGAATTGGGAGCAGCTGGAACCATACCTCTCATTAATCCTGAAAATATGGCCCTGCATATGAAATCGCGAAGGTCGATACGTAATTACAGTAATAAACCCATAAAAAGGGAAACACTGGGAGAAATATTTGAAATTATCAGATATGCACCCACTGCAAGTAATGGTCAGCCAGTGCAATGGACAGTAATAAATCATCCTGAAAAGGTTCGTCAGATAAGTGCCAGAACCATAAAATGGATGAGGGAGTTTTCAGAAAGGAATCCCTCTTTAACTGATAGAATGTCCTTTGAGGGGATGACGAAATCATGGGATCAGGGAGATGATCCAATCCTTAGAAATGCCCCCTGTTTGGTGGTGGTTCACGCACCTTCTGACAATAGAATGGCATTTACCGATGGTATAATCGCTTTAACTCATCTTGACCTGACTTTGCCTTCCTTTGGAATGGGTGGATGCTGGGCAGGACTTTTAAACATAGCCTGTAACCAGAACCCTCTTCTGAAGAGTGTAATGGGAGTCCCTGAAGAAAATGCAGTCATCTACCCATTCATGGTGGGTTATCCCAAGTACCAATACCAGAAAATCCCTGAAAGAAACCAGCCAAAAATAATATGGGAATAGGAAAAATAGGATTGGAATTTAAAAAAGAATTTAAAAGGTTTTAAAATGGGAAAACCCCTTCTAGGATGTTTCATGTGGAGGGGGCAAATTTGAAGTGTGAGTAAATAGATAATTAATAGTAGAGAATTTTATGGAAAAAAGGTATGGATAGTGATAATTTTTAATGGAGGGTAAGAAAATGAATGTGTTGATAATATACGCACACCCTGAGAGTGAATCCCTGAACGGGACCTTAAAAGAACTGGCATTTGACACCTTAACTGATGAAGGACACCTGGTGCAAGTATCCGACCTTTACGATATGAAATGGAAGGCAGTCCTGGATGAAGATGACTTCCCCGAACGGATGAACACGGAACTCTTCAACCCCATAATGGAACAGCTCAATGCAGTGAAAGAAGGTGCCATACCCCTGGACATTAAGGAAGAAATGGACAAAGTTCTCTGGGCTGATGTAATCATATTCCAATTTCCCATCTGGTGGAGTAATTTCCCTGCCATCCTGAAGGGATGGGTGGATCGTGTTTTCTACAATGGATTTGCCTTCAACCTGGCCGAGATGCAACTATACGGAAACGGACCCTTAAAAGGCAAGAAAGCAATGTTATCATTCACCACCGGAGCACCCCGCGAACTCTACACCGATGAAGGACCACATGGTGAGATTGAAGTTCTGATAAACTACTTCAACCATGTTTTGTTTGAATTCGTGGGCATGGAAGCTCTCCCCTACTTTGCAATTTTCGGACCGGGAGACATGTCTGAGGCAGAACGTGAGGCAGAACTGGATAGGTTCCAGGAGATCATTAAAAATATTTAATATTCAATGGGAGTTAGGACTATGGATTTTCATGATTTAATTAAAAAAAGATACAGTGTACGTGGTTACCAGTCAAGGGAAGTGGAAAAAGAAAAACTGGAAA
This window encodes:
- a CDS encoding putative oxidoreductase of aldo/keto reductase family (PFAM: Aldo/keto reductase family), yielding MLYREMGKTGEKVSILGFGCMRLPIKGSYDRIDVEKSSKLLDHALDVGVNYLDTAYPYHGLGTSQGGASEVFLGEYFSENNRIDEVHLATKLPTWLLEEEGDMERFLDEQLQRLKTDCIDFYLLHSLKEKQWFHLEDLGVLEFLDSAVSDGRIKYTGFSTHDETSFVKEVVDSYQWDMCQIQYNYLDENIQAGSDGLQYAAGKGLGVAIMEPLKGGVLADYVPPEVQEIWDGAPLKRTPAEWALRYLWNIPEISVVLSGMNTMKQLQENLKTAEECLPHSLTLEEMKIMEDVKQVYQGKISVECSKCGYCMPCPSGISIPQCLSYLNQAEMLEDYSEVKSQYYFMLKDTQRAGNCLECGLCEELCSQHIPIREELKKVEKKMGS
- a CDS encoding transcriptional regulator (PFAM: MarR family); this translates as MKEMNEKKQCPVMCSCLYFTSNKLNRILNKMAEEEFTKTGLSPSHALTLMNINRQAGLSQKELSEIMNIKPSTTTRFIDKLEGRGLVQRKIEGKLSYLYPTDRGIDLQKEIDKCWESLNQRYSKILGCEEGVKLTEAIDDAATELEKNIS
- a CDS encoding nitroreductase (PFAM: Nitroreductase family), with the translated sequence MKSLNNEICVKCGICAVNCPMGLIKLNDFPEISEEAQNLCNKCDHCAAICPEGAIGSSDFELGAAGTIPLINPENMALHMKSRRSIRNYSNKPIKRETLGEIFEIIRYAPTASNGQPVQWTVINHPEKVRQISARTIKWMREFSERNPSLTDRMSFEGMTKSWDQGDDPILRNAPCLVVVHAPSDNRMAFTDGIIALTHLDLTLPSFGMGGCWAGLLNIACNQNPLLKSVMGVPEENAVIYPFMVGYPKYQYQKIPERNQPKIIWE
- a CDS encoding putative NADPH-quinone reductase (modulator of drug activity B) (PFAM: Flavodoxin-like fold) produces the protein MNVLIIYAHPESESLNGTLKELAFDTLTDEGHLVQVSDLYDMKWKAVLDEDDFPERMNTELFNPIMEQLNAVKEGAIPLDIKEEMDKVLWADVIIFQFPIWWSNFPAILKGWVDRVFYNGFAFNLAEMQLYGNGPLKGKKAMLSFTTGAPRELYTDEGPHGEIEVLINYFNHVLFEFVGMEALPYFAIFGPGDMSEAEREAELDRFQEIIKNI